The proteins below are encoded in one region of Candidatus Obscuribacter sp.:
- a CDS encoding NAD(P)/FAD-dependent oxidoreductase: MDLYDITIIGGGPTGLFGSFYAGLRGLKVKVIDVLPELGGQLTALYPEKYVYDVAGHPKILAKDLAKNLATQASLFKPSIVLGEKVLDLKKSEDGHWQIITDLSSDHHSKSVLLALGAGACVPKKLDTDYNKDMEGESIFYAVKNKERFRGKNVLIIGGGDSAVDWANEFSLLANKVTLIHRRDQFRAVQTSVEEMKRNKIDIKTFYELKEIKANGKNVEEAVIFDNRTGKEETIKVDAIVINIGFVINLDFLKSWGLKMDVNAITVNEMMETSLPGVYAAGDIAAHTAKLKLIATGAAEAATAVNFAVTYINPSAKAFPGHSSNLNLSI; this comes from the coding sequence ATGGATCTATACGATATTACGATTATAGGCGGAGGCCCAACAGGCCTTTTCGGTTCATTTTATGCCGGTCTTAGAGGCCTCAAGGTAAAAGTGATCGATGTTTTGCCGGAGCTCGGCGGACAGCTCACAGCCCTCTACCCGGAGAAGTACGTCTATGACGTAGCCGGTCACCCTAAGATTTTGGCTAAGGACCTTGCCAAAAACCTTGCTACTCAAGCTTCTCTCTTTAAGCCATCGATTGTGCTTGGTGAAAAGGTGCTTGACCTCAAAAAAAGCGAAGATGGGCACTGGCAGATCATTACTGATTTAAGCAGTGACCACCATAGCAAGTCTGTCCTTCTGGCATTGGGAGCCGGTGCTTGCGTACCCAAAAAGCTTGACACCGACTACAACAAAGACATGGAAGGCGAGAGCATCTTTTATGCCGTCAAAAACAAAGAAAGATTCCGTGGCAAGAACGTTCTAATCATCGGCGGCGGTGACTCTGCTGTTGACTGGGCCAACGAATTCTCGCTTTTGGCCAATAAGGTCACTTTGATCCACAGAAGAGATCAATTCAGAGCTGTGCAAACTTCAGTTGAAGAAATGAAGCGCAACAAGATTGATATCAAAACCTTCTATGAATTGAAAGAAATCAAAGCCAACGGCAAAAACGTTGAAGAAGCAGTGATTTTTGACAATCGTACTGGTAAAGAAGAAACTATCAAAGTTGATGCTATCGTCATCAACATCGGTTTCGTTATCAACCTAGACTTCCTTAAGAGCTGGGGTCTTAAGATGGACGTAAATGCCATCACCGTGAACGAAATGATGGAGACAAGTTTGCCTGGTGTTTATGCTGCTGGCGATATCGCTGCTCATACAGCTAAACTGAAGTTGATTGCTACTGGAGCTGCTGAAGCAGCGACAGCAGTCAATTTTGCTGTGACATACATCAACCCATCTGCCAAGGCCTTCCCTGGTCACAGCTCAAACCTCAATTTGAGCATCTAG